A window from Chitinophaga filiformis encodes these proteins:
- a CDS encoding DUF2357 domain-containing protein codes for MNILTIHHKDFSLEVDLLNPNGRLDFEKTFETSKKRHRPENFETGYIFTGPVKRFEIWQPGSKEVEKADIYAVKHPVFFENIEYSLSIDFHPDVVSASIYSRVKNVKNMFKVRTTQGDTQFASGELKFNNEPGEFDLIVDYQLKTVSLSILFQFTIFSSKLDTQKEHPAMVRQVEKIYPRLAIDYLRKTYHFFEAQGNGEGDILWWTIFENLFRSILRHLNVIVKNPHKELSTEKTIMHGDRIRTAKGPLADKLERFADRPDKYFVVDTKVLVEDNYENRYVKYVMTDILEHYKRIYKLIQKDGSNARMEKEYRMQIEFAGEAITHLLAHPVFKGVGKLKDRKRNSRILANKPGYAGLMKDWETLKMGFELQQGLYEIELKNIAYLYQLWCFFAMTDMIQQITGVAPEVKKMPTIKSDNFRVSPDKNMHSKLVFECEDNINIELYQELWYTNKFDANEAGTVNGNKCPDIVLRIGKRDQPRNLYLTYLFDAKYRLMESDRYSKLEKMDEPLQEDLSKMRDYRDAIMNRRRKGSRYEHTKEVLGIYVLFPGIGKAEYYDRYYRQIVLKEDAGGFPFLPGNATGLELLQKHLRHIITEDSVSLMEKALPYKGKAYKYADAYVLVELVPVAEKALYDDLVTGNATDYICGKFDRLMGSGVVRYFAPYVEGKGIPCFYEIIGFDQLPRRKVFPPGHPLFLDDGRKCMVLNLDEKEALDACVQIKGMAGNKRYTKIKYLYTPKGGFIRTIPEKDIRAAGPGKE; via the coding sequence ATGAATATACTAACTATCCATCATAAAGACTTCTCCCTGGAAGTCGACCTGCTGAATCCTAACGGAAGGCTGGACTTTGAGAAAACATTCGAAACCTCGAAGAAAAGGCATCGTCCTGAGAACTTTGAAACGGGTTATATTTTCACAGGCCCGGTCAAAAGATTCGAAATCTGGCAACCGGGATCAAAGGAAGTGGAAAAAGCTGATATCTATGCGGTGAAACATCCTGTCTTCTTTGAGAACATAGAATATTCGTTAAGCATCGATTTTCATCCGGATGTGGTATCTGCTTCCATCTATTCGCGTGTGAAAAATGTGAAGAACATGTTTAAGGTGAGGACGACCCAAGGTGATACCCAGTTCGCTTCCGGGGAATTGAAATTTAACAATGAACCGGGAGAATTTGACCTGATCGTCGATTATCAGCTGAAAACGGTTTCGCTCAGTATCCTTTTCCAGTTCACCATATTTTCGTCGAAGCTTGACACCCAAAAAGAACATCCTGCCATGGTGAGGCAGGTGGAAAAGATATATCCCCGGCTGGCAATCGACTACCTCAGGAAAACCTATCATTTTTTTGAGGCACAGGGCAACGGCGAAGGCGATATTCTCTGGTGGACTATCTTCGAAAATCTTTTCAGAAGCATTTTGCGGCATCTCAATGTTATTGTAAAAAATCCCCATAAAGAGCTCTCCACAGAAAAGACTATCATGCATGGGGATAGGATCAGAACGGCTAAAGGACCGCTGGCAGATAAGCTGGAGCGATTTGCCGATCGTCCGGACAAATACTTTGTAGTGGACACTAAAGTACTAGTGGAAGACAATTACGAAAACAGGTATGTGAAGTATGTTATGACAGACATACTTGAACACTATAAACGCATTTATAAACTCATTCAGAAAGACGGCAGTAATGCCCGGATGGAGAAGGAATACCGGATGCAGATCGAATTCGCAGGAGAAGCGATCACACATTTGCTGGCACACCCGGTTTTCAAAGGCGTGGGAAAACTGAAGGACAGAAAGCGGAACTCGCGGATATTGGCAAACAAGCCGGGATATGCAGGCCTGATGAAAGACTGGGAAACCCTGAAGATGGGATTTGAATTGCAGCAAGGGCTGTACGAAATAGAGCTGAAGAACATTGCCTATCTCTACCAGCTCTGGTGCTTCTTTGCCATGACAGACATGATACAACAGATTACCGGAGTAGCGCCGGAAGTAAAAAAAATGCCAACAATAAAGAGCGATAACTTCCGCGTCTCGCCGGATAAGAACATGCATTCCAAACTTGTTTTTGAATGTGAGGACAATATCAATATTGAACTCTACCAGGAACTGTGGTACACAAATAAATTCGATGCAAATGAAGCAGGAACCGTCAATGGAAATAAATGCCCTGACATTGTGCTGCGGATAGGTAAAAGAGATCAGCCGAGAAATCTGTACCTGACTTACCTGTTTGATGCCAAATACCGCCTGATGGAATCAGACAGGTATAGCAAACTGGAAAAAATGGATGAGCCGCTGCAGGAAGACCTGAGCAAGATGCGTGACTACAGGGACGCTATCATGAACCGGAGAAGAAAGGGTAGCAGGTATGAACATACTAAGGAGGTGCTGGGCATATATGTACTGTTTCCCGGGATCGGCAAGGCAGAGTATTATGACCGCTATTATCGTCAGATTGTTCTTAAAGAGGATGCCGGTGGCTTCCCCTTTCTGCCGGGCAACGCAACAGGACTGGAGTTATTGCAGAAACACCTGAGGCATATTATAACAGAAGATTCCGTAAGCTTGATGGAGAAAGCGCTGCCCTACAAGGGAAAGGCGTACAAATATGCTGATGCTTATGTATTGGTAGAGCTGGTGCCTGTGGCAGAAAAAGCACTGTACGATGACCTTGTAACCGGCAATGCAACTGATTATATCTGCGGGAAATTTGATCGGCTAATGGGCTCCGGTGTAGTACGCTATTTCGCTCCCTATGTGGAAGGGAAAGGTATTCCCTGTTTTTATGAAATTATAGGCTTCGATCAGCTGCCACGCAGAAAGGTGTTCCCTCCAGGACATCCATTGTTCCTGGACGATGGCCGTAAATGCATGGTATTAAATCTGGATGAGAAGGAAGCGCTGGACGCCTGTGTACAGATCAAAGGCATGGCGGGCAACAAAAGATATACGAAGATAAAATACCTCTATACCCCTAAAGGCGGTTTCATCAGGACTATTCCTGAGAAAGATATACGAGCGGCTGGTCCTGGTAAGGAATAG
- a CDS encoding N-acetylmuramoyl-L-alanine amidase gives MNTMKPYPRLMLWVMAATIYSCAPKPYATTNKVYRQQAKQYAGMLKVQPAPVPADGAPTVVNWIGTTNFNMRKPNYVIIHHTAQGSCDSTFRTFTLPRTQVSAHYVICGDGTINHMLNDYLRAWHAGLSKWGNVTDMNSCSIGIELDNNGLVPFQPQQINSLLVLLDSLKHRYNIPAANFIGHGDIAPSRKVDPSAYFPWQQLAEKGFGLWYGDTAKIILPVDFNSKRALRIVGYDTRDTTAAIKAFKRHFIPADSTTGTELNEGEKKILFSLMEQSE, from the coding sequence ATGAACACAATGAAACCATATCCACGTTTAATGTTATGGGTAATGGCCGCAACGATATACAGTTGTGCTCCCAAACCTTATGCAACGACCAATAAGGTATACCGTCAGCAGGCAAAACAATATGCCGGTATGCTGAAGGTACAGCCAGCGCCGGTACCTGCAGATGGTGCTCCCACAGTAGTGAACTGGATAGGCACGACGAATTTTAATATGCGGAAGCCCAATTATGTCATCATCCATCATACGGCACAGGGCTCCTGCGATTCTACTTTCCGCACCTTCACCCTGCCGCGTACACAAGTGAGCGCACATTACGTGATCTGTGGCGACGGTACGATCAATCATATGCTGAACGACTATCTGCGTGCCTGGCATGCCGGCCTGTCCAAATGGGGCAATGTGACCGATATGAATTCCTGCTCTATCGGTATTGAGCTGGATAATAACGGTCTTGTGCCCTTTCAGCCGCAGCAGATTAACAGCCTGCTGGTATTGCTGGATTCCCTGAAACACCGGTACAATATCCCGGCGGCCAATTTCATTGGTCATGGCGATATTGCTCCCAGCCGTAAGGTAGATCCCAGCGCCTATTTTCCCTGGCAGCAGCTGGCGGAAAAGGGTTTTGGCTTATGGTATGGCGATACGGCAAAGATCATCCTGCCGGTAGATTTCAACAGCAAACGGGCCTTGCGTATTGTAGGATACGATACCCGCGATACGACAGCCGCTATAAAGGCCTTCAAACGGCATTTTATCCCTGCTGATTCCACGACCGGAACTGAGTTGAATGAAGGGGAAAAGAAGATACTATTCAGCCTCATGGAACAAAGTGAATAA
- a CDS encoding S41 family peptidase, protein MNRHFTLAMKMVVVGVLCSAVFSACRKDSNKVDNTTPTSSTVVSDEDSLKYLMYRIMQVTYVDGGRNKTTDLPTYFWYNQVPQLDPSSSTYATADDLLNTMKTYSKNSSGTVLDRYSFLDRTGSLSSSLQNGLSETFNKISATGNYGMEVSYASDGTKSYLYIVYADKNSPAGQKGLNRGDEIIAVNGDTNISYDGANGTNVSKVTNAIYYSTSVTLRVKKAITGAQANYTLTSGSFTINPVLFDTLYTVNNQKVGYFVFYTFTNTYNTSGAATLTKSKLDALFARYRSAGITNLIVDLRYNQGGSVTTAEYIDSAIAPASAANKTMYYYQYNDKLTANLDGTGLETSVKFPGLTGGLALNNVFFITGSHTASASELTLNNLRPYMNVKLVGDTTYGKPVGFITFNISKYDSTHAKKYLADLYAINFATENASHVGGYYTGIAPDQLANDYINVPWGYRNDDENLDRIFNYITTGSFARTSANARVLTETTANQRAAIQSSVVSPRFNGMVDYRIGKRMQ, encoded by the coding sequence ATGAATAGACATTTTACGCTAGCCATGAAAATGGTCGTGGTTGGTGTTCTTTGCAGTGCTGTATTCAGCGCCTGCCGTAAGGACAGTAACAAGGTAGATAATACTACGCCAACTTCCTCCACAGTAGTGTCAGATGAAGATTCCCTCAAATATCTTATGTACCGCATCATGCAGGTAACATATGTGGATGGGGGCCGTAACAAGACCACCGACCTGCCAACTTATTTCTGGTACAACCAGGTGCCGCAACTGGACCCGTCCAGCAGCACCTATGCTACTGCCGATGACCTGTTGAATACCATGAAAACGTATTCCAAAAACAGCAGCGGCACAGTACTGGACCGATATAGCTTCCTGGACCGTACGGGCTCATTGTCCAGCTCATTACAGAACGGACTTTCCGAGACTTTCAACAAAATAAGCGCTACCGGCAACTACGGTATGGAGGTCAGCTATGCATCTGACGGGACTAAGTCTTACCTGTATATCGTCTATGCAGATAAAAACTCACCTGCCGGCCAGAAGGGGCTGAACCGCGGAGATGAGATCATTGCCGTGAACGGAGACACCAACATCAGTTATGACGGAGCTAATGGCACGAACGTCTCCAAGGTGACCAATGCCATCTATTATTCTACTTCCGTGACCCTCCGGGTAAAAAAGGCTATCACGGGTGCCCAGGCGAACTATACGCTTACGTCCGGCTCTTTCACCATCAACCCGGTATTGTTTGACACACTCTATACGGTGAACAATCAAAAGGTGGGGTATTTTGTCTTTTACACTTTCACGAATACCTACAATACAAGCGGGGCTGCTACTTTAACGAAAAGCAAGCTCGATGCACTTTTCGCCAGATACAGATCAGCCGGCATTACCAACCTGATCGTAGACCTCCGTTATAACCAGGGAGGCTCTGTAACTACGGCAGAATATATAGATAGTGCCATTGCCCCGGCTTCAGCAGCTAACAAGACGATGTACTACTACCAGTATAATGATAAGCTGACGGCCAACCTGGATGGTACGGGGCTGGAAACCAGCGTCAAATTCCCCGGCCTTACCGGCGGACTGGCGCTGAACAATGTGTTCTTTATCACCGGCTCCCACACCGCCTCTGCCAGCGAGCTGACGCTGAACAACCTGAGGCCTTATATGAATGTAAAACTGGTAGGTGATACTACTTATGGCAAGCCGGTAGGTTTTATCACATTCAATATCTCAAAGTATGACAGCACACATGCCAAGAAGTACCTGGCAGACCTGTATGCCATCAACTTTGCGACGGAAAATGCCAGCCATGTGGGTGGTTATTACACAGGTATAGCGCCCGATCAGCTGGCGAATGATTATATCAATGTGCCCTGGGGATACAGGAATGATGACGAGAACCTGGACCGGATCTTCAACTACATTACTACCGGTAGCTTTGCCAGGACATCGGCTAATGCCCGTGTGCTGACAGAAACCACTGCCAATCAACGGGCTGCGATCCAGTCCTCCGTTGTATCTCCCCGCTTCAACGGGATGGTGGATTACCGCATAGGTAAACGGATGCAATAA
- a CDS encoding aldo/keto reductase, with amino-acid sequence MNYNILGNSNLDISEIAFGCMSLGNNAAENENLISQALDKGINFFDTADLYQQGENERQLGRALKDRRGDAIIATKVGNQWRSDGSGWDWNPSPEYIKKAVDDSLRRLGTDYIDLYQLHGGTLEDPIDDIIDTFEELQHQGKIRYYGISSIRPNVIREYVKRSNISSVMMQYSLLDRRPEEEVFALLEKNNIGVLARGSVAKGLLAGKPAEAYLNYSAEDVSKMAKAVVKFSEDKRTPAQTAICYVLGEPVVRAAVVGIRTLTQLEEAAGMPATTPLTSAERVLLGYELVANYYDQHR; translated from the coding sequence ATGAACTACAATATTCTAGGCAACTCTAATCTCGACATCTCCGAGATCGCATTCGGTTGTATGTCTTTAGGCAATAATGCCGCGGAAAATGAAAACCTGATCAGCCAGGCATTAGACAAAGGGATCAATTTTTTTGACACGGCAGACCTGTATCAGCAGGGTGAAAATGAAAGGCAGCTGGGCCGGGCTCTCAAAGACCGCCGGGGCGATGCCATCATTGCCACCAAGGTGGGAAACCAATGGAGAAGTGATGGTAGCGGCTGGGATTGGAACCCCTCACCGGAGTACATCAAAAAAGCCGTGGACGATAGCCTGCGCCGGCTGGGAACAGACTATATTGATCTGTACCAGTTGCACGGCGGCACCCTGGAAGACCCTATTGACGATATCATCGATACTTTTGAAGAGCTGCAGCACCAGGGAAAGATCCGCTATTATGGCATCTCTTCCATCAGGCCCAACGTCATCAGGGAATACGTGAAAAGATCCAATATCAGCAGCGTGATGATGCAGTATAGCCTGCTGGACAGGAGACCGGAAGAAGAGGTATTTGCATTGCTGGAAAAGAACAATATTGGCGTACTGGCAAGAGGTAGTGTAGCCAAGGGCTTGCTGGCAGGAAAACCTGCGGAGGCCTATCTGAATTATAGCGCGGAAGATGTGAGCAAGATGGCGAAAGCAGTAGTTAAGTTTTCGGAAGATAAACGTACCCCCGCACAAACCGCTATTTGTTATGTATTGGGAGAGCCGGTAGTAAGAGCAGCCGTAGTGGGAATAAGAACGCTGACGCAATTGGAAGAGGCGGCAGGTATGCCTGCTACCACCCCGCTCACGTCAGCGGAAAGAGTATTGTTAGGGTACGAGCTGGTTGCAAATTACTACGACCAGCATCGCTGA
- a CDS encoding SusC/RagA family TonB-linked outer membrane protein, with amino-acid sequence MIKQLKTTAGILLFVLLGLQWAQAQDNKVSGVVTSRSDAQRIPGAIVTIKGTTRGTQTDADGKFSITAKPTDTLHFSFIGYTPVDQVVGTGKVVNIALENTESRLNEVVVTALGISREKRSLGYAVQELKSKDIAEAKETNLVNALAGKIAGVTVTNSQGNLGSSRIIIRGETSIAGNNQPLFIVDGVPVDNSQLGVGTGRDFANAISDLNPDDIESLNVLKGPNAAALYGSRAAAGVLVIKTKTGKGAKGLGITVNSSATFESLLVLPKFQDVYGQGSGGQFSYVDGKGGGLNDGVDESWGPKMDGRLIPQFFSNGQPAPFVPHPDNVKDFYETGYTLNNGLSVGGSNEKLDYRFSFNNTKQTGILPNTGITRNSFTLNSTYRIAPKLTLSTFANYTRGGADNLPGVDGRRGNSVTLQFIWFGRQVDTRLLRNYKNADGTDYNWNHSYYSNPYWIQHENTVGQVRNRFFGNARLSYDITNWLSANLRVGTDTYNDKRKYKVAFYTNGTPFGSYTEDNYLVTETNIEFTLNAKKKLNSDFSIDGLIGANERTNQFEQNYQQAPKLAVKDVYTLNNSRDPLISTSYFTKLRVYSAFASAQLSFRDWAFLNVTARNDRSSTLPAANNSYFYPSVNAAVVLSDALDIKGPVLSLLKVRGGWAQVGKDADPYQLINTYPFSQPFGSYPLLTVNDKFLKKDLKPEITKATEVGLEASFLNDRIRTDVTYYTSSSYNQILLADVSATTGYLKKLLNAGKINNHGVEVTLGGTPVTTASGFRWDINFNYAKNISKVIELDKEGFLNDYVLGSSGNIQVLASKGKRYGALYGKAFKRDAEGRILVSASGTPQIDDNKKVLGYFTPKWTGSVNNNFSFKGFTLGFLIDTRQGGSIWSGTNYTGIYTGVLAASLPGRDAEHGGLPYYYANNNSSGAAVRLADHNAAAPNGETVYHDGIIFDGVTADGKKNEAILPAQRYYKSVYSSSLNESSVYDASFIKLREVRLGYALPQELIRKWGLQAVNLTVTARNLWYIDKKVPNIDPETAFNTGNGQGLETLQIPTVRSLGLNLRVSF; translated from the coding sequence ATGATCAAACAATTAAAAACAACAGCTGGCATACTGCTGTTCGTGTTACTGGGCCTGCAGTGGGCACAGGCGCAGGATAACAAGGTATCTGGTGTTGTTACTTCCCGCTCCGATGCACAGCGTATTCCGGGTGCGATCGTTACTATCAAGGGAACTACCCGTGGTACACAAACCGATGCTGATGGTAAATTCAGCATCACTGCAAAACCAACAGATACACTTCACTTTTCTTTTATAGGTTATACGCCGGTCGATCAGGTTGTAGGTACAGGCAAGGTGGTGAACATTGCACTGGAAAATACCGAGAGCCGCCTGAACGAAGTGGTGGTGACCGCGCTGGGCATCTCCAGGGAGAAACGTTCCCTCGGTTATGCCGTACAGGAACTGAAGTCGAAAGACATCGCGGAAGCCAAAGAGACCAACCTGGTCAACGCGCTGGCAGGCAAGATCGCCGGTGTAACGGTGACCAACAGCCAGGGTAACCTGGGTTCTTCCCGTATCATCATCCGTGGTGAAACTTCCATAGCGGGCAATAATCAGCCCCTGTTCATTGTAGATGGTGTACCGGTAGATAACAGTCAGCTGGGTGTCGGCACCGGCCGTGATTTTGCCAACGCCATCTCCGACCTCAACCCGGACGATATCGAATCGCTGAACGTACTGAAAGGCCCTAACGCTGCCGCATTATACGGTTCACGTGCAGCGGCAGGTGTACTGGTGATCAAAACAAAGACCGGCAAAGGCGCCAAAGGCCTGGGCATTACTGTGAACTCCAGCGCTACCTTCGAGAGCCTGCTGGTACTGCCTAAGTTCCAGGATGTATATGGACAGGGTTCCGGCGGACAATTCTCCTATGTAGATGGTAAGGGCGGTGGATTGAATGATGGTGTGGATGAAAGCTGGGGCCCAAAAATGGATGGCCGTCTTATTCCGCAGTTCTTCTCTAATGGTCAGCCGGCGCCTTTTGTGCCACATCCTGATAACGTAAAGGATTTCTATGAAACAGGTTATACACTGAACAATGGTTTATCCGTAGGCGGCAGCAATGAGAAACTGGATTACCGCTTCTCTTTCAATAATACCAAACAAACAGGTATACTGCCTAATACCGGGATCACCCGTAACTCATTTACACTGAACAGCACTTACCGTATTGCTCCCAAACTGACGCTGAGCACATTCGCCAACTATACCAGGGGCGGTGCAGACAACCTGCCGGGTGTGGATGGCCGTCGTGGTAACAGTGTGACCCTGCAGTTTATATGGTTTGGACGCCAGGTAGACACCAGGTTGCTGCGTAATTACAAGAACGCTGATGGTACAGACTACAACTGGAACCACAGTTACTACAGCAATCCTTACTGGATCCAGCATGAAAATACAGTAGGACAGGTGCGTAACCGTTTCTTCGGAAATGCCCGTCTCTCTTACGATATCACTAACTGGCTCTCTGCCAATCTCCGCGTAGGTACAGATACTTACAACGACAAGCGTAAGTACAAAGTAGCATTCTATACCAATGGTACGCCCTTTGGTTCCTATACAGAAGACAACTACCTGGTAACAGAAACCAATATTGAGTTCACGCTGAATGCAAAGAAGAAACTGAACAGCGATTTCTCCATTGACGGATTGATCGGCGCCAACGAGCGTACCAACCAGTTCGAGCAGAACTATCAGCAGGCGCCGAAACTGGCGGTGAAAGATGTGTATACCCTGAACAACTCCAGGGACCCGTTGATCTCTACCAGCTATTTCACCAAACTGAGAGTATACAGTGCATTTGCATCCGCACAGCTGAGCTTCAGGGACTGGGCCTTCCTGAACGTTACTGCACGTAACGACCGCTCTTCCACACTGCCCGCCGCAAACAACTCTTATTTCTATCCTTCCGTGAACGCTGCTGTAGTACTGAGCGACGCGCTGGATATTAAAGGTCCGGTACTGTCACTGTTAAAGGTCAGGGGAGGATGGGCACAGGTAGGTAAAGATGCAGATCCTTATCAGCTGATAAATACTTATCCTTTCAGCCAGCCATTTGGCAGCTATCCGCTGCTGACTGTGAATGATAAGTTCCTGAAGAAAGACCTGAAACCTGAAATTACAAAAGCAACAGAAGTCGGTCTGGAAGCGAGCTTCCTGAATGACCGCATCCGCACAGATGTGACCTATTATACTTCCAGCAGTTACAACCAGATATTGCTGGCAGACGTGAGCGCCACAACAGGTTATCTGAAAAAACTGCTGAACGCGGGTAAGATCAATAACCATGGAGTGGAAGTAACCTTGGGTGGTACACCGGTGACCACAGCTTCCGGTTTCCGTTGGGATATCAACTTCAACTATGCGAAGAATATCAGTAAAGTAATAGAGCTGGATAAGGAAGGTTTCCTGAACGACTATGTACTGGGCAGCTCCGGCAACATACAGGTACTGGCCAGCAAAGGAAAACGTTATGGCGCGCTGTATGGCAAGGCTTTCAAACGCGATGCGGAAGGACGTATCCTGGTAAGCGCTTCAGGTACGCCACAGATAGATGACAACAAAAAAGTGCTGGGTTATTTTACGCCAAAATGGACCGGAAGTGTGAACAACAACTTCTCTTTCAAAGGCTTTACCCTGGGCTTCCTGATCGATACAAGACAGGGTGGTTCCATCTGGTCAGGTACCAACTATACCGGTATCTATACCGGTGTACTGGCAGCCAGTCTTCCTGGTCGTGATGCAGAACACGGTGGTCTTCCATACTATTATGCCAATAACAATTCTTCCGGTGCTGCCGTGCGTCTGGCAGATCACAACGCTGCAGCTCCGAACGGAGAAACCGTTTACCATGACGGTATCATCTTCGATGGTGTAACTGCGGATGGTAAAAAGAATGAAGCGATCCTGCCGGCACAGCGTTATTATAAATCAGTGTACAGCTCTTCCCTGAACGAGAGCAGTGTATATGATGCCTCTTTCATCAAGCTGCGTGAGGTGAGACTGGGATATGCCCTGCCTCAGGAACTGATCCGCAAATGGGGACTGCAGGCGGTGAACCTGACAGTAACAGCGCGTAACCTCTGGTATATTGACAAGAAGGTACCGAACATTGATCCTGAAACAGCATTCAACACTGGTAACGGGCAAGGTCTTGAAACCTTACAGATCCCGACCGTACGTAGCCTGGGTCTGAACCTGAGGGTATCCTTTTAA
- a CDS encoding GH92 family glycosyl hydrolase: protein MKRVILSALMLASCWVKAQTVNSVTDPVEWVNPLMGTDSKIDLSTGNTYPAIATPWGMNFWMPQTGKMGDGWAYTYDADKLRGFKQTHQPSPWINDYGQFAIMPVTGKVKFKEDERASWFSHKSEVSKPYYYSVYLADHNVTTEITPTERAAAIRFTYPKTDSAFVVIDALDRGSYIKVLQAERKIVGYTTKNSGGVPSNFKNYFVLTFDKPFTYVATFKNGELKAGEAEAKDKHVGAVIGFATVKGEKVNVKVASSFISPEQAELNLQKEIGGSDFEAVKGKAKAAWNKELSRIKVEGGTSDQTRTFYSCLYRAMLFPRKFYEYDAKGAVVHYSPYNGQVLPGYMFTDNGFWDTFRAVFPFFNLMYPTMNAHIMEGMVNAYKESGWLPEWASPGHRDCMIGSNSASLIADAYLKGVTGFDVNTAYEALLKNADNAGPLTSVGRAGVKYYNELGYVPYDVDVNENTARTLEYSYDDFTIYKLAKALKRPAAEVERFAKQARNYRNVFDPETKLMRGKNKDGKFQAPFNPFKWGDAFTEGNSWHYTWSVFHDVQGLIDLMGGKKVFADMLDSVFAMPPVFDDSYYGGTIHEIREMQIMNMGQYAHGNQPIQHMIYLYNYAGQPWKAQYWLREVMDRLYSATPEGYCGDEDNGQTSAWYVFTAMGFYPVCPGTQQYVVGAPLFKKTTVSLENGKQLIINAPKNSDTNRYIKGMTFNGKPYTNNWLDHNAIMKGATINFDMDAVPNKTRGTADKDVPYSLSQELK from the coding sequence ATGAAAAGAGTTATTCTATCAGCCCTTATGCTGGCTTCCTGCTGGGTAAAGGCACAAACTGTCAACAGCGTAACCGATCCGGTAGAATGGGTCAACCCGCTGATGGGGACCGATTCTAAGATTGACCTGTCTACAGGTAACACCTATCCTGCTATCGCTACTCCCTGGGGGATGAATTTCTGGATGCCTCAGACCGGCAAAATGGGGGACGGCTGGGCCTATACCTACGATGCTGATAAGCTGCGCGGTTTTAAACAGACCCACCAGCCCAGTCCATGGATCAATGACTATGGCCAGTTTGCCATCATGCCGGTTACCGGGAAGGTAAAATTTAAGGAAGATGAAAGGGCCAGCTGGTTCTCTCATAAATCAGAGGTGTCTAAGCCGTACTATTACAGCGTATACCTGGCTGATCACAATGTGACTACCGAGATCACGCCAACGGAAAGGGCAGCGGCTATCCGCTTCACTTATCCGAAGACAGACAGCGCTTTCGTAGTGATAGACGCGCTGGATAGAGGCTCTTATATCAAGGTATTGCAGGCAGAACGCAAAATTGTTGGTTATACCACCAAGAACAGCGGCGGCGTGCCATCCAACTTTAAGAACTATTTCGTACTGACTTTCGATAAGCCGTTTACCTATGTGGCCACTTTCAAAAACGGTGAGCTGAAAGCCGGTGAAGCGGAAGCCAAAGATAAACATGTGGGCGCCGTGATCGGTTTCGCTACCGTAAAAGGAGAGAAAGTGAACGTAAAAGTGGCTTCTTCCTTTATCAGCCCTGAACAGGCTGAGCTGAACCTGCAGAAGGAGATCGGCGGCAGCGACTTTGAAGCTGTAAAGGGCAAGGCGAAAGCTGCCTGGAACAAGGAGCTGAGCAGGATCAAGGTGGAAGGCGGCACTTCCGACCAGACCCGCACCTTCTATTCCTGCCTGTACCGCGCTATGCTGTTCCCGCGCAAGTTCTATGAATATGACGCGAAAGGCGCCGTGGTACACTACAGCCCTTACAATGGCCAGGTACTGCCCGGTTATATGTTCACCGACAATGGCTTCTGGGACACTTTCCGTGCTGTATTCCCCTTCTTCAACCTGATGTACCCAACTATGAATGCGCACATTATGGAAGGTATGGTGAATGCCTACAAGGAAAGCGGCTGGTTGCCTGAGTGGGCAAGCCCTGGTCACCGCGACTGTATGATCGGTTCCAACTCCGCCTCCCTGATCGCGGATGCATATTTAAAAGGCGTAACCGGTTTTGACGTGAACACCGCTTATGAAGCGCTCCTGAAGAATGCAGATAATGCCGGCCCGCTGACCTCTGTTGGCCGCGCCGGTGTGAAATATTACAATGAGCTGGGATACGTGCCTTATGATGTAGATGTGAATGAGAATACTGCCCGTACACTCGAATATTCATATGACGACTTCACCATCTACAAACTGGCAAAGGCGCTGAAACGCCCGGCTGCAGAAGTAGAAAGGTTTGCAAAACAGGCCCGCAACTACCGTAATGTGTTCGATCCTGAAACGAAGCTGATGCGTGGTAAGAACAAAGACGGTAAGTTCCAGGCGCCTTTCAATCCTTTCAAATGGGGTGACGCCTTTACAGAAGGTAACAGCTGGCACTATACCTGGTCTGTATTCCATGACGTTCAGGGCCTGATAGACCTGATGGGTGGTAAGAAGGTCTTTGCCGATATGCTGGACTCTGTATTCGCAATGCCTCCGGTATTTGACGACAGCTACTATGGTGGCACCATCCATGAGATCCGCGAAATGCAGATCATGAACATGGGGCAGTATGCACATGGTAACCAGCCTATCCAGCACATGATCTACCTGTACAACTACGCAGGCCAGCCATGGAAAGCGCAATACTGGCTGAGAGAAGTGATGGATCGTCTGTATTCTGCTACTCCGGAAGGTTATTGTGGCGATGAGGATAATGGCCAGACCTCTGCCTGGTATGTATTTACGGCTATGGGCTTCTATCCTGTATGTCCGGGTACACAGCAGTACGTAGTAGGTGCGCCCCTGTTTAAAAAGACCACTGTATCACTGGAGAATGGCAAGCAGCTGATCATCAATGCTCCTAAGAACAGCGATACCAACCGTTATATAAAGGGGATGACCTTCAATGGTAAGCCTTATACCAACAACTGGCTGGATCACAACGCGATCATGAAAGGCGCTACTATCAATTTCGATATGGATGCAGTGCCTAACAAGACAAGAGGTACAGCCGACAAGGACGTTCCTTATTCCCTGTCGCAGGAACTGAAATAG